The DNA region CGAAATAACCTGCCCTATGGAGTTTAAGATCTCCAGGCGTTCGGCATACTGTTGTAACCTTTCTTCTGATTTTTTTTGCCTGCCTATATCGCGTATTATTTTTGAAGCCCCTATTACCTTATTGGCCTTGTTCCTTATTGGAGATATAGTAAGCGAAATTTGTATTTCCTCGCCGCTTTTTGTTTTACGTATGGTTTCAAAATGTTCTATCCGTTTGTTGGCCCGTATTTTATTAATGATCATTTCTTCTTCATCATAACGGTCTTCCGGTATCAAAACGGTAATATGTTTGCCTATGATCTCGTCTTCGGTATAACCAAATAAACGTTGGGCCGCGCCGTTCCAGCTGGTAATTACACCATCAAGGTTTTTACTTACAATAGCATCTTCTGATGATTCAATGATAGAGGCCAGCATCCCTTGTTTTGATTCGGCAATTTTTTGTTCGGTAATATCTATCAGGGTATTGGCGGCGCCTGCCAGTTCGCCATTTTCATTAAAACGGGGCTTGGGGTTGGATAATATATAGCTTACACTTCCATTGGGACGTTTAATAAGTATTTCCTCCTGCTCTATAGCCTTGCCGTATTTTAATACTTTACCCGTTGGTGTTTCATCGGGAGCTAATAGTATACCGTCGGAGGTAAATATCTCCCAGTTTACATACCACTTGTCTTTATTGGTTTCAGGCGTTTTTCCCCAAAGCTTTATTGCCGCCTTGTTAAAAGAGGTTATATAGCCCTCTTTATCGCAGGTATAAACTGCAACGGGCAGGTCTTCAAGTAAATCCCAGTCGGTACTATCGTTAAATGTTACTTTTGGGACCGGTTTTGAGTGGCCGGCAGATAATGGCTCTTCTCCCATGGTTATAAATATCCCCTTTGGTTGTATCTGCCACTAATTTAATATTAAAATAATCAATCTATGTTAAATTAATTAAAAAGAAAATTTTATTAAACTATCCCGTTGCAATTCAGGTTCGCAGGAGGAGAAATTTGATGTTAACCGGGCGGAAAATGCAAATTTCGGCTGCGTTTTTTTATGAATACGGTGGTTGAAGCAGGTGTACCGGTTTTGAGTTTGGTACAAAAAGTAACTTTAAACAATTTAAAGTTACTTTTTTGTCAATCGGTTCAAAAACCGCTTAAATTTTGATTTTAGGCGGTTTTTACTAAATTTGTAATAAACCAAATTAATATGTACAACCTACTTGTTTCTCCGCAGGATGTCCAGGCATCGCTTCAAAAGCATGTACTGGCCGATGGATTCGACCTCACTTTTGATATGGAAAAAAGTAAGGGTGTTTATATTTATGATGCAAAATATAATCGTACGCTGCTTGACTTTTTTACCTGCTTTGCTTCGGTGCCTTTGGGCTATAACCATCCCAAAATGCTGAACGACGAGGAGTTTAAGAAAAACCTTATGCTTGCGGCTTTAACCAACCCGTCAAATTCAGATATCTACACTACGCAATACGCCCAGTTTGTTGAAACATTTGACAGGATAGGGATCCCGGAATACCTGCCGCATGCTTTTTTCATTTCCGGTGGTGCGCTGGCTATCGAAAATGCGCTGAAAGTAGCTATGGACTGGAAAGTGCAGAAAAACTTTGCCAGGGGGTATACTAAGGAAAAAGGTTTTAAAGTATTGCACTTTGAGCATGCTTTTCACGGCCGATCGGGTTATACCCTGAGCCTTACCAATACCTTGCCAAATAAAACCAAGTGGTTTGCCAAGTTTGACTGGCCGCGGGTGTCTGTACCTTATATGAATTTCCCTTATAGCGACGCCAATCATGAAGATCTGTTAAAGAGGGAGCAATTATCGGTAGCACAGATCAGGAAAGCATTTGAAGATAATAAGGATGATATATGCGCCATAATAATTGAACCTGTGCAATCAGAAGGAGGCGATAACCATGTACGCAAAGAGTTTTTAGAGA from Mucilaginibacter sp. SJ includes:
- the lat gene encoding L-lysine 6-transaminase, which codes for MYNLLVSPQDVQASLQKHVLADGFDLTFDMEKSKGVYIYDAKYNRTLLDFFTCFASVPLGYNHPKMLNDEEFKKNLMLAALTNPSNSDIYTTQYAQFVETFDRIGIPEYLPHAFFISGGALAIENALKVAMDWKVQKNFARGYTKEKGFKVLHFEHAFHGRSGYTLSLTNTLPNKTKWFAKFDWPRVSVPYMNFPYSDANHEDLLKREQLSVAQIRKAFEDNKDDICAIIIEPVQSEGGDNHVRKEFLEKLRELADEYEALLVYDEVQTGVGLTGKFWCHQHFGEKARPDIIAFGKKMQVCGILAGRRIDEVEDNVFKVSSRINSTWGGSLVDMVRSSKIMEIIEEDNLCDNATVMGEYLQNGLSEIAERHPVISNVRGKGLLTAFDFPDKAIRDSFIKKGFDNNIMYLGCGERSVRFRPALIIEKSHIDTGLDMLEQLSVTL